Proteins from one Streptomyces sp. NBC_00390 genomic window:
- a CDS encoding helix-turn-helix domain-containing protein yields the protein MARFRETAALTQRELADRICVHPETVASIEQGRRPLKPDLAELLDGVLETKGALGTAVANMPEIDLIPAWAEQYMDLEREAIALSWFENQVLPGLLQTERYARAVYRSNVRILSEDEINVQVATRLERQDILHRAVPPTSCFIISEAIVLDRLGGNEIYAETLRHLRACTDLRGITLQVMPLGRHTHAALAGPFILMETPDHQHLAYTETQRGSQLITDPNEVSILAQKYAMLRTQALNPEETKGLLDRLLGEQ from the coding sequence GTGGCCCGGTTCCGCGAGACGGCCGCCCTCACGCAGCGGGAACTGGCCGACCGGATCTGCGTCCACCCGGAGACGGTCGCCTCGATCGAACAGGGCCGCCGCCCGCTGAAACCGGATCTGGCGGAGCTGCTGGACGGGGTACTGGAGACGAAGGGGGCGCTGGGGACGGCGGTGGCGAACATGCCGGAGATCGATCTGATCCCGGCGTGGGCGGAGCAGTACATGGACCTGGAGCGCGAGGCGATCGCTCTGTCATGGTTCGAGAACCAGGTGCTGCCGGGGCTGTTGCAGACAGAGAGGTACGCGCGGGCGGTCTACCGCAGCAACGTCCGCATCCTGAGTGAGGACGAGATCAACGTTCAAGTGGCGACCAGGCTCGAGCGGCAGGACATCCTGCACCGCGCGGTGCCGCCGACCAGTTGCTTCATCATCTCCGAGGCGATCGTCCTTGACCGCCTCGGCGGCAATGAGATTTATGCGGAGACCCTTCGGCATCTTCGCGCCTGCACCGACCTGCGCGGGATCACACTCCAGGTCATGCCGCTCGGCCGACATACACACGCGGCGCTCGCAGGCCCATTCATCCTCATGGAAACGCCGGACCACCAGCACCTCGCCTACACCGAGACGCAACGCGGCAGCCAGCTCATCACCGACCCGAATGAGGTCAGCATCCTGGCGCAGAAATATGCGATGCTGCGAACGCAGGCCCTCAATCCCGAGGAAACGAAGGGCCTGTTGGACCGGCTGCTAGGAGAGCAATGA
- a CDS encoding DUF397 domain-containing protein: MSTALEWFKSSYSGSEGGECIEVAYAWRKSSYSSDEGGACVEVAAHPAAVHVRDSKNPDGPMLTLAPATWSDFTATLA; encoded by the coding sequence ATGAGCACTGCACTTGAGTGGTTCAAGTCCAGCTACAGCGGCAGCGAGGGTGGCGAGTGCATCGAAGTCGCTTATGCCTGGCGGAAGTCGAGCTACAGCAGCGACGAGGGCGGCGCGTGCGTCGAGGTCGCCGCCCACCCCGCCGCCGTCCACGTCCGGGACTCCAAGAACCCCGACGGCCCCATGCTCACCCTCGCCCCCGCCACCTGGTCCGACTTCACGGCCACGCTCGCCTGA
- a CDS encoding carboxylesterase family protein: MAAAMTDALWGRTAVDTNRALGARTQTYAYEFAEAGNPWFKDLPRGSFPVGAPHLAELPYLFDLGWAEPLNTAQQALSASLIDTWSDFARTGRTAWKPYTPAAPNVRSLSSAGSRPTDFEGGHKYPFWKELLG; encoded by the coding sequence CTGGCGGCAGCGATGACCGACGCGCTCTGGGGCCGTACGGCGGTCGACACGAACCGCGCGCTGGGGGCGCGTACGCAGACGTACGCGTACGAGTTCGCCGAGGCCGGGAACCCCTGGTTCAAGGATCTGCCCCGGGGGAGCTTCCCGGTCGGAGCGCCGCATCTCGCCGAGCTGCCGTACCTGTTCGACCTGGGGTGGGCCGAGCCCTTGAACACGGCCCAACAGGCCCTGTCCGCCTCATTGATCGACACCTGGTCGGACTTCGCCCGCACCGGCCGGACGGCCTGGAAGCCGTACACCCCCGCAGCGCCGAATGTGCGGTCGCTGTCGTCCGCCGGGTCGCGGCCGACGGACTTCGAGGGTGGACACAAGTACCCGTTCTGGAAGGAACTTCTCGGCTGA